A region of Thermococcus argininiproducens DNA encodes the following proteins:
- a CDS encoding RlmF-related methyltransferase, whose product MPGWRDGKLGLPVREAIKIFPELGKYIDSRGRLDLSNRKARILYNKAVAKAVFGIEIEYHPNGLITTPISRFIFLKTFLRGGERVLEIGTGHSALMAIMASKLFNCSVWATEVNDEFFEYAKANVQKNNAKVKLIKSNGEVIEKLIPKGERFDVIFSAPPYYERATKGVLTPIEGIGGGKYGEEFAVRILREARKHMTENAKVALFLPDKAGLLRTLVREGTKLGYAVQDIQFKVGTRYRHSLIFSKR is encoded by the coding sequence ATGCCTGGGTGGAGAGATGGAAAATTGGGCCTCCCCGTGAGGGAAGCAATTAAAATTTTCCCAGAACTTGGAAAATATATTGATAGTAGGGGTAGGTTAGATCTTTCAAATAGGAAAGCTAGGATTTTATATAATAAAGCTGTTGCAAAGGCGGTTTTTGGTATTGAGATAGAATATCACCCAAATGGACTTATAACCACTCCAATCTCGAGATTTATATTCCTAAAGACTTTTCTTAGAGGAGGAGAAAGAGTTTTGGAAATAGGCACTGGACATTCAGCTTTGATGGCAATTATGGCAAGCAAATTGTTTAATTGCAGTGTTTGGGCGACTGAAGTAAATGATGAATTTTTTGAATATGCTAAAGCCAATGTTCAAAAGAACAACGCTAAAGTTAAACTGATTAAAAGCAATGGTGAAGTAATTGAGAAATTAATCCCAAAAGGAGAGAGATTTGATGTAATATTCTCTGCACCCCCTTATTACGAGAGAGCAACAAAGGGTGTTTTAACCCCAATTGAAGGGATTGGTGGGGGAAAATATGGGGAAGAATTTGCTGTAAGAATTCTAAGAGAAGCAAGGAAACACATGACTGAGAATGCTAAAGTTGCACTTTTCCTTCCAGATAAAGCAGGTTTATTGAGAACTCTTGTTAGAGAGGGAACTAAGCTTGGTTATGCTGTGCAGGATATCCAGTTTAAAGTGGGAACTAGGTACAGACATTCACTTATATTCTCTAAGCGATAA
- a CDS encoding M20 family metallo-hydrolase has protein sequence MNIAAVSKEIETLRDEMVETLIELIKIPAISPDSDGEGEYDKAMKLLEIIKDWPFDKIERYDAPDKRAKNGVRPNILAYYYGEKGEESPRLWILTHLDVVPPGDLRKWTVTKPFEPIVIDGKVYGRGSEDNGQSLVASLYAVRALMNLGIRPKRTIILAFVSDEETGSKYGLEWLMKEHPELFKKDDLVLVPDGGNEEGTFIEIAEKSILWMKVKVRGKQVHASMPGLGLNAHRVALNYAKELDEFLHGKYNAKDNLFDPSESTFEPTMGGNPSDAPNIAPGEHEIVFDCRVLPQYALDDILTDAKKLAREIEEKYKKEVNGEVLPKIELEVLQRLDAPEPTPKDSEIVKLLQKAIKELRGKEATIGGIGGGTFAAYFRKLGIPAVVWATLDERAHQPNEYAKIDNMIEDAKIMALLALL, from the coding sequence ATGAATATCGCAGCTGTTTCTAAAGAAATAGAGACTCTTAGAGATGAAATGGTGGAAACACTAATAGAACTTATAAAAATCCCCGCAATTAGTCCTGATAGTGATGGGGAGGGAGAATATGATAAGGCAATGAAACTTCTTGAAATAATCAAAGACTGGCCGTTTGACAAGATTGAACGCTATGATGCTCCAGATAAGAGGGCCAAAAATGGTGTTAGGCCGAATATCTTGGCATACTATTATGGAGAAAAGGGCGAAGAGAGTCCAAGATTATGGATTCTCACGCACTTAGATGTTGTTCCCCCAGGAGACTTGAGAAAATGGACAGTTACAAAACCCTTCGAACCAATAGTAATCGATGGTAAGGTTTACGGGAGAGGAAGCGAGGATAACGGTCAAAGTTTAGTTGCATCTCTTTACGCTGTTAGAGCATTAATGAACCTTGGGATAAGACCTAAGAGAACAATAATTCTAGCTTTCGTTAGTGACGAAGAAACTGGTAGTAAGTATGGATTAGAGTGGTTGATGAAAGAACACCCAGAACTCTTTAAAAAGGATGATCTCGTTTTAGTTCCTGATGGTGGAAATGAGGAAGGTACTTTTATTGAAATTGCCGAGAAAAGTATACTTTGGATGAAGGTCAAAGTTAGAGGGAAACAAGTTCATGCAAGCATGCCTGGGTTAGGATTAAATGCCCATCGTGTTGCTCTTAATTATGCAAAAGAGCTTGATGAGTTTCTCCATGGGAAGTATAATGCAAAAGACAATCTGTTTGATCCATCAGAGAGCACTTTCGAGCCCACAATGGGAGGTAATCCAAGCGATGCACCAAACATAGCTCCAGGGGAGCATGAGATAGTTTTTGATTGCAGAGTTTTACCACAATATGCCTTGGATGACATCTTAACTGATGCTAAAAAGCTTGCTAGAGAAATTGAAGAAAAATACAAAAAGGAAGTAAATGGCGAGGTTTTACCAAAAATTGAGTTAGAAGTTCTCCAGAGGCTTGATGCTCCAGAACCCACTCCAAAGGATAGTGAAATAGTCAAACTTCTTCAAAAAGCCATAAAGGAGCTTAGGGGCAAAGAAGCTACAATTGGAGGTATTGGTGGAGGAACCTTTGCAGCGTACTTTAGAAAACTTGGAATTCCAGCAGTTGTTTGGGCTACGTTAGACGAAAGAGCACATCAACCCAATGAATACGCAAAAATAGATAACATGATTGAGGATGCAAAAATAATGGCCCTATTGGCCCTTCTCTGA
- a CDS encoding OPT family oligopeptide transporter, with amino-acid sequence MEFKPYVPPEKSLPEYTIKAFILGIILSIIMGAANAYLGMYAGMTVSASIPAAVISMAILMAFKDRNILENNMVQTAASAGESLAAGVIFTFPALVVLGTYTEFPYWLITIIAALGGSLGALFTIVIRRAFIVEERLPYPEGTACAEVLIAGDKGGSHAKPIFVGGIFGGLYKLLGSSGLWAPAVETAKFVGRRVLYLGSDLSAALLSVGYIVGLNIAFLVFLGGAIAWFIAIPLYVAKTGNPDGLSALDLAWVTWSTKIRYMGVGAMVVGGLWSLIKLRGPISRGIKAGLEATKRKQSGEIILRTEEDMPMTTVLMLIAAFVVPLFLLYANLIDSVGIAAVMAVIMLIVGFFGSSIAGYLAGVVGSSNNPVSGITIMSLLFTALVLKGLGLSGPEGMTATILVAAVICTAAAIAGDTMQDLATGHIVGATPKRQQVFEVVGTFTAALVMAPVLNLLIKAYGIAGTPTAKENALAAPQAFLMAKVTEGVFTGTLEWNMVFIGAAIAIGLIVLDEILAMKNSKFRTPVMPVAVGIYLPLSLGVPIFIGGLLRWLVGRARGSKTEEKPTDAGVLGAAGLIAGEALMGIFFAGLIVANKAPSIGFSSDIIGVVFLGIIAVWLFLTGKKEVE; translated from the coding sequence GTGGAGTTTAAACCATACGTTCCACCCGAGAAATCTTTACCAGAATATACAATCAAGGCGTTTATTTTGGGAATAATTCTCTCCATAATTATGGGTGCAGCAAATGCATACCTTGGTATGTATGCGGGTATGACTGTTAGTGCTAGTATTCCAGCAGCAGTCATATCTATGGCAATATTAATGGCGTTCAAAGACAGGAATATTCTTGAAAATAATATGGTTCAAACCGCAGCTTCAGCAGGTGAATCCTTAGCAGCAGGAGTTATATTTACATTCCCAGCATTAGTGGTTTTGGGAACATACACAGAGTTTCCCTACTGGTTAATCACGATCATAGCGGCGTTAGGTGGTTCACTAGGTGCACTCTTCACAATAGTGATTAGAAGGGCATTTATAGTTGAGGAGAGGCTCCCCTATCCAGAGGGTACAGCTTGTGCTGAGGTCCTTATTGCAGGAGACAAAGGAGGCTCTCACGCAAAGCCGATTTTTGTTGGTGGTATTTTTGGTGGTCTTTACAAACTCTTAGGAAGTTCTGGTCTATGGGCCCCAGCTGTTGAAACTGCTAAATTTGTTGGTAGGAGAGTCCTATATTTAGGAAGTGATCTCTCAGCGGCCCTCTTGAGTGTTGGGTATATTGTAGGGTTAAATATAGCCTTCCTAGTTTTCTTAGGTGGTGCAATTGCATGGTTCATTGCGATTCCACTCTATGTGGCTAAAACTGGGAATCCAGATGGCCTTAGTGCCTTGGATCTTGCATGGGTAACATGGAGTACTAAGATAAGGTATATGGGAGTTGGCGCAATGGTCGTTGGTGGCCTATGGAGCCTTATAAAACTCAGAGGGCCAATCTCAAGAGGTATAAAAGCTGGACTTGAAGCAACCAAAAGAAAACAAAGTGGTGAAATAATCCTTAGAACTGAAGAAGACATGCCAATGACTACAGTACTCATGTTAATAGCAGCATTTGTAGTGCCATTGTTCCTTCTATATGCCAACTTAATAGATTCTGTCGGAATAGCAGCCGTTATGGCGGTCATAATGCTTATTGTCGGGTTCTTCGGAAGTTCTATTGCCGGATACCTTGCTGGTGTTGTAGGATCATCAAACAACCCAGTGTCAGGTATTACAATAATGAGTTTGCTTTTCACTGCACTAGTTCTTAAGGGTCTTGGGCTTAGCGGGCCCGAGGGCATGACTGCCACAATTCTCGTAGCAGCAGTAATTTGTACAGCAGCTGCTATTGCTGGTGATACTATGCAGGATTTAGCAACAGGGCATATTGTTGGTGCGACTCCAAAGAGGCAGCAGGTCTTTGAGGTAGTTGGAACATTTACAGCTGCCCTAGTCATGGCTCCAGTACTTAACCTTCTGATAAAGGCTTATGGTATTGCTGGAACTCCCACAGCTAAAGAAAATGCTTTAGCAGCACCTCAGGCATTCCTCATGGCCAAAGTTACAGAGGGTGTATTTACCGGAACTCTTGAGTGGAACATGGTCTTCATTGGTGCTGCAATTGCCATAGGTCTGATAGTACTCGATGAGATTCTGGCCATGAAAAACTCAAAGTTCAGAACTCCAGTTATGCCAGTTGCTGTAGGAATTTATCTCCCCTTGAGCTTAGGCGTCCCAATATTTATTGGTGGTCTTTTAAGATGGCTTGTGGGAAGAGCTAGAGGAAGCAAAACAGAAGAAAAACCAACCGACGCGGGAGTCCTTGGAGCAGCTGGATTAATAGCTGGAGAAGCATTGATGGGCATATTCTTCGCAGGGTTAATAGTAGCAAACAAAGCTCCCTCAATTGGCTTCAGCAGCGACATCATTGGAGTAGTCTTCCTTGGTATTATAGCAGTGTGGCTTTTCCTTACTGGTAAGAAAGAAGTTGAATGA
- a CDS encoding MBL fold metallo-hydrolase yields MVEIIFLGSGGGRFITITQFRPTGGFFINTSRRIYVDPGPGALVRAWRYKIDPRKIDVLFVSHRHTDHCNDSEIMVEGMTVGVTKRRGTLIASKSVVYGDNEHTPAISKYHLDSLEEIHIPNPGERIQLGEDEMTITPTIHSDPTAIGFILKTRFGKIGYIPDTEYFDDLKKIYNGVRLLIASVTRPTNMKIPYHLCTEDIIYMLKDMKQKPEMLIMSHIGMKMHFANPYKEAKFIENVTGVKTLIAKEGFKVKMERKDIKLRTLRPAREL; encoded by the coding sequence TTGGTTGAGATAATCTTTCTAGGCAGTGGCGGCGGGAGATTTATCACAATAACACAGTTTCGCCCTACTGGCGGGTTTTTTATTAATACTAGCAGGCGAATCTATGTAGACCCAGGACCAGGAGCTCTAGTACGTGCATGGAGGTATAAAATAGATCCGAGAAAGATAGATGTACTTTTTGTTTCTCATAGACATACAGATCATTGTAATGACTCGGAGATCATGGTAGAAGGAATGACTGTAGGAGTTACAAAAAGACGCGGCACCCTAATAGCTTCAAAAAGTGTTGTCTATGGAGATAATGAACATACACCCGCAATTTCTAAGTATCATTTAGATTCCTTAGAGGAAATCCATATTCCCAACCCAGGAGAGAGAATACAACTTGGAGAAGACGAAATGACAATAACCCCTACAATACATTCAGATCCTACTGCTATAGGATTTATATTAAAAACACGGTTCGGGAAGATTGGATATATTCCCGACACAGAGTATTTTGATGACTTAAAAAAGATATACAATGGAGTCAGATTACTAATTGCCTCAGTTACACGACCAACAAACATGAAGATACCCTATCATCTCTGTACTGAAGATATAATTTATATGCTAAAAGACATGAAACAAAAACCAGAAATGCTGATCATGAGTCATATAGGAATGAAAATGCATTTTGCAAACCCCTATAAAGAAGCCAAATTTATAGAAAACGTCACCGGAGTGAAAACTCTAATTGCAAAAGAAGGATTTAAAGTTAAGATGGAAAGAAAAGATATAAAATTAAGAACCCTTCGACCGGCCAGAGAACTCTAA
- the glmM gene encoding phosphoglucosamine mutase codes for MRLFGTAGIRGPIHSKITPELALNVGKALGTYVDKGTVVVGRDARTSSIMLENALVSGLLSTGVDVLRIGFVPTPMLAWATNKLGDAGVMITASHNPPSDNGIKVFNEKGIEFFLEQEEELEEIIFSQSYKKSPWDHIGTARDLNLKEQYIDEILRYVNHETKLKVLLDMGNGAGSLITPYLLRKMGAKVVTLNAHPDGYFPGRKSEPRYENIAYLSNLVRELGFDLAIAQDGDADRIAVFDEKGNYVEEDTLIALFARLYAQEHKGGNIVVSINTSFRIDKVVEEEGGRVYRVPLGQLHDGIKKYNAIFASEPWKFIHPEFGLWIDSFVTIGLLLKIIDQEGKPFSEIIKDIPKYCLIKKNVKCPEEIKYQVVEKAKEQLRELLSDQIEEVITISGMRLNLKDGSWVLVRPSGTEPKIRVVVEGITEKRKEELFSLAYNLVTRLVLEFSGRSKGS; via the coding sequence ATGAGACTATTTGGTACAGCGGGAATTAGGGGGCCTATTCATTCAAAGATCACACCAGAACTTGCTTTAAATGTTGGGAAAGCTCTTGGGACGTACGTTGACAAGGGGACAGTTGTAGTTGGTAGGGATGCTAGGACATCAAGCATAATGCTTGAAAATGCCTTGGTGAGTGGACTGCTAAGCACAGGAGTTGATGTACTCAGAATAGGTTTTGTGCCAACTCCAATGTTGGCATGGGCTACTAACAAGCTTGGAGATGCAGGAGTCATGATAACAGCATCACATAATCCGCCAAGTGATAATGGCATCAAAGTATTCAATGAAAAAGGGATTGAATTCTTTTTAGAACAGGAAGAAGAGCTGGAGGAAATTATATTCTCTCAGAGTTATAAAAAAAGCCCGTGGGATCATATTGGGACGGCAAGGGACTTGAATCTAAAAGAACAGTACATTGATGAGATATTGAGATACGTAAATCACGAAACCAAGCTTAAAGTACTCTTGGACATGGGGAATGGGGCTGGAAGCTTAATAACTCCCTATCTGTTGAGAAAAATGGGGGCGAAAGTTGTAACTTTGAATGCTCATCCTGATGGATATTTTCCCGGTAGAAAATCAGAGCCAAGATATGAGAATATTGCCTACCTAAGCAACCTCGTGAGAGAACTTGGATTTGATCTTGCAATTGCTCAAGATGGTGATGCAGATAGGATAGCGGTTTTTGATGAAAAAGGAAACTATGTAGAGGAAGATACTTTGATAGCTTTGTTTGCACGGTTGTATGCTCAGGAACACAAAGGTGGTAACATAGTGGTCTCAATAAACACGTCTTTTAGGATAGACAAAGTAGTTGAAGAGGAAGGAGGGAGAGTATACCGGGTTCCATTGGGGCAACTACATGATGGAATAAAGAAATATAATGCCATATTTGCCTCAGAGCCTTGGAAGTTCATTCATCCAGAGTTTGGGTTATGGATTGATAGCTTTGTTACAATTGGTTTGCTTTTGAAGATAATAGATCAAGAAGGCAAGCCTTTCTCTGAAATAATCAAAGATATTCCAAAGTACTGTCTAATCAAAAAGAATGTTAAGTGCCCTGAAGAAATAAAGTATCAAGTTGTAGAAAAAGCAAAAGAACAGTTGCGGGAGCTTTTAAGTGATCAGATCGAGGAGGTAATAACGATTTCTGGAATGAGGTTAAATCTTAAAGATGGTTCTTGGGTACTTGTAAGGCCAAGCGGAACTGAGCCAAAAATAAGAGTTGTCGTTGAGGGGATTACAGAAAAAAGGAAAGAAGAGCTCTTTAGTTTAGCATATAACTTGGTTACTCGGCTCGTTTTAGAGTTCTCTGGCCGGTCGAAGGGTTCTTAA
- a CDS encoding UPF0146 family protein: MSFEEIAIFLNERHPKGKLIEVGVGFNFKIALKLKKLGREIIVVDWNPKAVKKAKELGLKACIDDVFSPNLAIYRDAEVIYSIRPTPELIKPILELGRTLKIPVYIVPFSLDGMPRFLKLENYRGIPIYVWNPHQKDI; encoded by the coding sequence ATGAGTTTTGAGGAGATAGCTATATTTTTAAATGAGAGACACCCAAAGGGGAAGCTAATAGAGGTAGGAGTGGGATTTAACTTTAAAATTGCCTTAAAACTAAAAAAGCTGGGAAGAGAGATTATCGTTGTGGATTGGAATCCAAAAGCTGTTAAAAAAGCCAAAGAACTTGGTCTTAAGGCATGTATTGATGATGTGTTCTCTCCTAACTTAGCCATCTATAGGGATGCCGAGGTAATATATTCAATTCGACCGACTCCAGAGCTTATTAAACCCATTTTAGAATTGGGAAGAACGCTGAAAATTCCGGTATATATTGTTCCATTTTCTCTTGATGGCATGCCAAGATTTTTGAAGCTTGAAAACTATAGAGGAATTCCCATATATGTATGGAACCCTCATCAAAAAGATATATAA
- a CDS encoding ABC transporter ATP-binding protein, whose amino-acid sequence MAEVKLEGVWKIFDGVEAVKDLDLKVRDGEFMVLLGPSGCGKTTTLRIIAGLEEPTKGRIFIGEKLVADAEKGVFIPPKDRDIAMVFQSYALYPHMTVYDNIAFPLKLRKVSKQEIDDRVREVAELLGLTELLKRKPRELSGGQRQRVALGRAIVRKPQVFLMDEPLSNLDAKLRVRMRAELKKLQRQLGVTTVYVTHDQVEAMTMGDRVAVMNFGVLQQVGSPDEVYNRPANVFVGGFIGSPPMNFLEGTVTPDGFISFGAFKLKLLPDQVKALEELGYAGKDVLFGFRPEDVYDALFAQVKIPGENMVRVKVDIVENLGGEKIVHLRVGDLSFIGKFPPESLVKEGQEVDVVFDMKKIHIFDKRSERAIF is encoded by the coding sequence ATGGCTGAAGTTAAGCTTGAAGGGGTTTGGAAAATATTTGATGGTGTTGAGGCAGTTAAAGATCTTGATTTAAAAGTTAGAGATGGTGAATTCATGGTTCTTCTTGGACCGAGTGGATGTGGGAAAACTACTACTCTTAGGATAATAGCTGGCCTAGAAGAGCCCACAAAGGGTAGGATTTTTATTGGAGAGAAACTTGTAGCAGATGCAGAGAAAGGTGTTTTTATTCCTCCTAAAGATAGAGACATTGCTATGGTTTTCCAAAGTTATGCACTTTATCCACATATGACAGTTTACGACAATATTGCTTTTCCACTAAAATTACGGAAGGTTTCCAAGCAGGAGATTGATGATAGGGTTAGAGAAGTAGCAGAACTTCTTGGTTTAACTGAACTCTTGAAAAGAAAACCTAGAGAACTGTCAGGTGGTCAAAGGCAGAGAGTGGCTTTGGGTAGAGCAATTGTTCGGAAACCACAAGTTTTTCTCATGGATGAGCCATTATCAAATCTTGATGCAAAGTTAAGAGTCAGAATGAGGGCTGAGCTTAAAAAGCTCCAGCGTCAGCTTGGAGTGACCACAGTCTATGTTACACATGATCAGGTTGAGGCCATGACTATGGGTGATAGAGTTGCTGTCATGAATTTTGGTGTTCTTCAACAAGTTGGTTCACCTGATGAGGTATATAACAGACCGGCTAACGTTTTTGTTGGTGGATTTATTGGATCACCTCCAATGAACTTCTTAGAGGGTACGGTTACTCCCGATGGCTTTATAAGCTTCGGGGCTTTCAAGTTAAAACTGCTTCCAGACCAAGTAAAAGCACTTGAAGAGTTGGGATATGCTGGTAAGGATGTTCTTTTTGGATTTAGGCCTGAGGATGTTTATGATGCATTGTTTGCTCAAGTGAAGATTCCTGGAGAGAACATGGTTAGGGTTAAAGTAGATATTGTTGAGAATTTAGGTGGAGAGAAGATTGTCCACTTAAGAGTTGGTGATTTAAGCTTCATTGGTAAATTCCCTCCTGAATCTCTGGTTAAGGAGGGCCAAGAGGTTGACGTTGTTTTTGATATGAAGAAGATTCACATCTTTGATAAGAGAAGTGAAAGGGCAATATTCTGA